One window from the genome of Malus domestica chromosome 01, GDT2T_hap1 encodes:
- the LOC103444304 gene encoding polyadenylate-binding protein-interacting protein 12, whose product MAVAENAPNFDNTAVSSDSNAPNDLENRKPRIDSSVVLGAEPNVQSNGDDQNPEGKFLEQEKVTTFSVATNNHKAQSGQTPNGVDSNGVDNHQTAEDMSDGYVIDQRSNGEGDEKYKREMRDLEDLLSKLNPMAKEFVPPSLVNNNGGFDFAGGFGFTNGFIMHTNSGNANGLMGRKKKNGYSQGRRRNYYKLNLAQREEMIRRTVYVSDIDQQVTEENLAALFLGCGQVVDCRVCGDPNSVLRFAFIEFTDEEGARNALSLSGTMLGYYPVKVLPSKTAIAPVNPTFLPRCDDEREMCSRTIYCTNIDKKVTQADVKLFFETLCGEVQRLRLLGDFHHSTRIAFVEFTVAESAIAALNCSGVVMGSLPIRVSPSKTPVRPRAPRSPPQ is encoded by the exons ATGGCTGTTGCTGAGAATGCACCAAATTTCGACAACACAGCAGTGTCGTCAGACTCGAATGCACCGAACGATCTCGAAAACCGAAAACCCAGAATCGATTCCTCTGTGGTTCTGGGTGCCGAGCCCAATGTACAGTCCAACGGAGACGATCAGAATCCGGAGGGGAAGTTTCTAGAGCAGGAGAAAGTGACAACTTTCTCAGTCGCCACTAATAATCACAAGGCTCAATCGGGTCAGACCCCAAATGGGGTTGATTCCAATGGGGTCGATAACCATCAGACGGCGGAGGATATGTCTGATGGCTATGTGATTGATCAGAGGTCGAATGGGGAAGGGGATGAGAAATACAAGCGTGAAATGAGAGATTTGGAGGACTTGCTGTCTAAGTTGAATCCCATGGCTAAGGAGTTTGTGCCTCCTTCTCTTGTCAACAACAATGGCGGCTTTGATTTTGCTGGTGGGTTTGGATTTACTAACGGATTTATAATGCACACTAACTCTGGCAATGCCAATGGACTAATGGGTAGGAAG AAGAAGAATGGTTATAGTCAAGGTCGGCGTAGGAACTATTACAAATTGAATTTGGCTCAGAGGGAGGAAATGATTAGGAGGACTGTATATGTATCTGACATTGACCAACAG GTTACTGAAGAGAACCTGGCTGCTCTCTTTCTTGGCTGTGGACAG GTTGTGGACTGTCGTGTCTGCGGTGATCCAAATTCAGTTCTTCGATTTGCCTTCATTGAGTTCACAGATGAAG AAGGTGCAAGGAATGCTCTAAGTCTGTCAGGAACGATGCTTGGCTACTACCCAGTAAAGGTGCTGCCTTCAAAAACTGCAATTGCACCTGTTAACCCAACATTTTTGCCAAGG TGTGATGATGAGCGTGAGATGTGCTCAAGGACTATTTACTGTACAAATATTGACAAGAAG GTTACTCAAGCTGATGTCAAACTCTTTTTTGAAACACTTTGTGGAGAG GTTCAGCGCCTGAGGCTGCTTGGAGACTTTCATCACTCCACTCGTAttgcttttgttgaatttaCTGTG GCTGAAAGCGCAATTGCGGCTCTTAACTGTAGTGGTGTGGTTATGGGATCGCTCCCGATAAG GGTAAGCCCCTCAAAGACACCAGTTCGACCCCGTGCCCCTCGTTCTCCGCCGCAGTGA
- the LOC103444315 gene encoding large ribosomal subunit protein P1-like, which produces MSTAELACSYAAMILQDDGIAVTAEKIAALVKSANVSVESYWPGLFAKLAENKNLEDLFLNACASGGSAPVAVTASAGGAGGAASAAAPAVEEKKEEAKEESDDDMGFSLFD; this is translated from the exons ATGTCGACCGCCGAGCTTGCTTGCTCCTACGCCGCCATGATCCTTCAGGATGATGGCATCGCCGTCACT GCTGAGAAGATCGCGGCCTTGGTGAAATCGGCTAATGTGTCGGTGGAGTCATACTGGCCTGGCCTCTTTGCCAAGCTTGCAGAAAATAAAAACCTCGAGGACCTTTTCTTGAATGCTTGCGCTAGTGGTGGTTCAGCTCCCGTAGCTGTGACTGCTTCTGCTGGTGGTGCAGGTGGTGCTGCCAGTGCCGCTGCTCCTGCAGTTGAGGAGAAGAAG GAAGAAGCAAAGGAAGAGAGCGATGATGACATGGGATTCAGCTTGTTTGATTAG
- the LOC103444323 gene encoding serine/arginine-rich splicing factor SR34A produces the protein MSGRFSRTIYVGNLPSDIKEWEVEDLFYKYGRIVDIELKIPPRPPCYSFVEFESSRDAEDAIRGRDGYNFDGCRLRVELAHGGRGPSSSDRRGGYDRGSSGGGSGGGRFGVSRHSEYRVIVRNLPSSASWQDLKDHMRKAGDVCFAEVSRDSEGTYGLVDYTNSDDMKYAIRKLDDTEFKNPWARTHIRVKYYDRSPSRSRSRSRSRSRSRSVRRNRSKSLDRSVSKSVSRSVSRSRSPSPVKSSRPRSISRSRSRSRSESPRAARSGSA, from the exons ATGAGTGGCCGATTTTCTCGCACGATCTACGTTGGCAACCTTCCCTCAGATATAAAAGAATGGGAGGTTGAAGATCTATTCTACAAG TATGGCCGCATAGTGGATATTGAACTGAAGATTCCACCGCGTCCTCCTTGTTATTCTTTTGTTGAG TTTGAGAGTTCTCGGGATGCAGAAGATGCAATCAGGGGGCGTGATGGGTATAACTTTGATGGGTGCCGTTTAAGG GTTGAACTTGCCCATGGTGGTAGGGGCCCATCTTCAAGTGATCGTCGTGGTGGGTATGACCGAGGTAGCAGTGGCGGAGGCAGTGGTGGGGGCCGATTTGGTGTTTCACGTCATTCTGAATATCGAG TTATTGTTCGTAATCTCCCTTCTTCAGCCTCGTGGCAAGACTTGAAG GATCATATGCGTAAAGCTGGTGATGTGTGTTTTGCTGAGGTTTCTCGTGACAGTGAAG GGACTTATGGCTTAGTTGATTATACAAATTCTGATGACATGAAATATGCT ATCCGGAAGCTTGATGATACTGAATTCAAAAATCCTTGGGCAAGGACTCATATTCGG GTTAAATACTACGATAGGAGTCCCTCAAGGAGTCGTAGCAGAAGCCGAAGTCGTAGCAGAAGCCGAAGTGTGAGAAGGAATCGGAG CAAGTCGTTGGACCGATCTGTATCAAAATCAGTATCAAGATCAGTATCAAGATCTAGGTCTCCATCGCCGGTTAAATCTTCCAG GCCACGATCAATATCAAGGTCAAGGTCAAGGTCCAGGTCAGAATCACCCCGAGCG GCTCGGTCTGGTAGTGCCTGA
- the LOC114826498 gene encoding F-box/kelch-repeat protein At3g06240-like, whose translation MSPLILLCMQSWRALISTFDFIAKHQGRTNYNDNNKNILIIFKRPLFPSRHFRDPPSRFPQIVDYQSLKKKNVASGVSASASATAIRSRRRDLEDEFPDDTSLNDSSLVGSCNVLICLLLDPRPSECYPKNYDNSRLLLWNPSTRKARKLPDIDSFRFGPLFHGFGYDSTTQDYKLFLGSFNYPNDPGWVAIFALKMGSWKIVEEDHIDVSLVGSRRGGCFLNGALHWNQIDGSNKGTKIWSFDFAQEKFRSFSFIRHKGYTTAVGLGTIGNRLFSYTSCDNLTNHHDLEDAGLTIWVMMIYGVDQCWTIFAKIRAEIFPSDVKWVMPICHLEDDGEVLMQSSQGDLVLYTRKMKRKKTHARLYSTILVLKKFRLCI comes from the coding sequence ATGTCTCCTCTGATTCTGTTGTGTATGCAGTCATGGCGTGCTTTAATCTCCACTTTCGATTTCATCGCCAAGCACCAAGGACGTACCAACTACAACGATAACAACAAGAATATCTTGATCATCTTTAAACGTCCCCTTTTCCCTTCCCGTCATTTTCGTGATCCGCCATCTCGATTTCCCCAAATCGTTGACTACCAATCACTGAAGAAGAAGAACGTTGCCTCCGGCGTCTCCGCTTCCGCGTCTGCAACAGCAATACGAAGCCGACGTAGAGACCTTGAAGATGAATTTCCAGATGATACTAGTCTCAACGATTCATCCCTTGTGGGTTCTTGCAATGTCCTCATCTGCCTACTACTTGACCCTCGACCTAGTGAATGCTATCCAAAAAACTACGACAATAGCAGACTTCTCTTGTGGAACCCTAGTACCAGAAAAGCCCGTAAGTTACCGGACATTGATTCGTTTCGTTTCGGTCCACTTTTTCATGGATTTGGCTATGATTCCACCACTCAAGACTACAAGCTCTTTTTGGGCAGTTTTAATTATCCCAATGATCCAGGATGGGTTGCAATCTTTGCACTCAAAATGGGTTCATGGAAGATTGTTGAAGAAGACCACATCGATGTTTCCTTGGTAGGAAGCCGTAGGGGAGGGTGCTTCTTAAATGGAGCTCTACATTGGAATCAGATTGACGGAAGTAACAAGGGAACAAAAATCTGGTCCTTTGATTTCGCTCAGGAGAAATTTCGTTCGTTTTCCTTTATTAGGCATAAAGGATATACTACAGCTGTGGGACTGGGGACCATTGGAAATCGTCTCTTCTCTTACACTTCCTGCGATAACCTTACAAATCATCATGACTTGGAGGACGCTGGCCTTACCATATGGGTGATGATGATATATGGGGTCGATCAATGTTGGACTATATTCGCAAAAATCCGCGCTGAGATTTTCCCTTCAGATGTGAAGTGGGTGATGCCTATATGCCATCTGGAAGATGATGGTGAAGTTTTGATGCAATCGAGTCAAGGTGACTTGGTATTATATACTAGGaagatgaagaggaagaagacacATGCAAGATTGTACTCAACAATCCTGGTATTGAAGAAATTCCGGCTATGTATTTGA